A genome region from Panicum virgatum strain AP13 chromosome 4K, P.virgatum_v5, whole genome shotgun sequence includes the following:
- the LOC120703771 gene encoding uncharacterized protein LOC120703771, giving the protein MARPPPQILPLLVLLLVSLFAPATTAAAFSGLDAFLASAAARDPSAGNDTFAALPAGLRRALSAPTPLLPSRLLSLTAAVPVHVRLAGASFPASAGRSLPSLVKAAVSSAPFLSSRRPHRLAVSHTLHLDVTGPVAASKLANAAGNAVRAHLDKSPAPFHANALSGVPYSLVDVLVAEDYRALADSGPAEAIYIYLLDLGPQPRQYAYTAAASGTDVSSPGYSRCLGPVWTGKDRYIWIDLGAGPVNYGPALSGDGVLPRGEFHPLATLHGRPKSEKALLADLASLVLSAYKSLLVPSLRIPVHYENSLLIRFVHIHGDRKEPEGLDFRVIEQSIRDGDLPYSGQNLKFDLHTVRYSECPICSFAIARSTNSFTSRFLFENYTMIVNEYLDSKLLRQVLSDSSDEIHRLAGVHDNDEHDKVVTVFVFDLDYDKLLPLDRYHQAVAFGDMVLAVRTRSSQTVSDYTCNGRHVLTMTRNLERPIIGSVLQSMWGVSPTHQSWSPEHNATVVDYTWSTGHTPFGPFSETKSLSFVQKDAARRNVLLTTLNYTITSTIYVLESMAAHGGENILLRKKRHVEFIQRWNLLTYKLDKVVSAMSRLDYDKAMYLLRSSDHDLYEIHSLVYQASRELEATLVCFKDPPFPWVSVSMSGVFVFGFFYVYSKRNKLFRSKRKQF; this is encoded by the coding sequence ATGGCTCGACCTCCACCCCAGATCCTacccctcctcgtcctcctccttgtCTCTCTCTTCGCCCCAGCCACAACCGCGGCCGCGTTCTCGGGCCTCGACGCCTTcctcgcgtcggcggcggcgcgcgacccGTCCGCCGGCAACGACACCTTCGccgccctccccgccggcctccgccgcgcgctctCCGCCCCGACCCCGCTCCTCCCCTCCCGCCTCCtctccctcaccgccgccgtccccgtccaCGTCCGCCTCGCGGGGGCCTCCTTCCCGGCCTCCGCCGGGcggtccctcccctccctcgtcaaagccgccgtctcctccgcccccttcctctccagccgccgcccgcaccgcctcgcggtcTCCCACACCCTCCACCTCGACGTCACCGGCCCCGTTGCCGCGTCCAAGCTCGCCAACGCCGCCGGCAACGCCGTCCGCGCGCACCTCGACAAATCCCCCGCGCCCTTCCACGCCAACGCGCTCTCCGGCGTTCCCTACTCGCTCGTCGACGTGCTCGTCGCCGAGGACTACCGCGCGCTCGCTGACTCCGGCCCCGCTGAGGCCATCTACATCTACTTGCTCGACCTCGGCCCGCAGCCGCGCCAGTACGCCTACACTGCGGCCGCCTCCGGCACCGACGTCTCCTCTCCCGGGTATTCCCGCTGCCTTGGTCCCGTGTGGACAGGCAAGGATCGGTACATTTGGATCGACCTTGGTGCCGGCCCGGTGAACTATGGCCCGGCGCTCTCTGGAGATGGTGTGCTCCCCCGTGGTGAGTTCCACCCTCTTGCCACCCTTCACGGTCGGCCCAAGTCGGAGAAAGCTCTCCTCGCTGATCTGGCATCGCTGGTGCTCAGTGCTTACAAGTCTTTACTAGTGCCGTCACTCAGAATTCCAGTGCATTATGAGAACTCGTTGCTGATTCGGTTCGTTCACATCCATGGGGACCGGAAGGAACCAGAGGGGCTTGATTTCCGTGTGATAGAGCAGTCGATTCGAGATGGGGATCTACCTTATAGTGGGCAGAACTTGAAGTTTGATTTGCACACGGTCAGGTACTCTGAATGCCCAATTTGCTCATTTGCAATTGCCCGGTCGACAAACTCATTTACATCGAGGTTCCTGTTTGAAAATTACACAATGATAGTGAATGAGTACTTGGATTCCAAGCTGTTGAGGCAGGTGCTGTCTGATTCGTCGGATGAGATACATCGTCTGGCTGGTGTTCATGACAATGATGAGCATGACAAGGTGGTGACAGTTTTTGTGTTTGATTTGGATTACGATAAACTTTTGCCACTGGATAGGTACCACCAGGCAGTGGCATTCGGGGATATGGTGCTTGCTGTGAGGACGAGGAGCTCACAAACTGTAAGTGACTACACCTGTAATGGTCGACATGTGCTTACAATGACTAGAAACCTTGAGCGCCCAATCATTGGCTCAGTTCTGCAGAGCATGTGGGGGGTTTCACCCACACATCAGTCATGGAGCCCTGAGCACAACGCCACAGTTGTTGATTACACTTGGAGCACTGGGCATACACCATTTGGTCCTTTTTCAGAGACCAAATCACTGTCTTTTGTGCAGAAAGATGCAGCTCGGAGGAATGTTCTTCTCACCACCCTGAACTACACAATCACTAGCACAATTTATGTTTTGGAGTCAATGGCAGCGCATGGTGGGGAGAACATACTTCTTAGAAAGAAAAGGCACGTTGAATTCATTCAGAGGTGGAATTTGCTCACATATAAATTGGACAAGGTGGTTTCAGCCATGTCACGCTTGGACTACGATAAGGCAATGTACCTTTTGAGATCTTCGGACCATGATCTGTATGAAATTCACTCATTGGTGTATCAGGCGTCCCGGGAGCTTGAGGctacactggtttgcttcaaaGATCCACCATTCCCTTGGGTCTCAGTTTCCATGTCTGGAGTGTTTGTTTTTGGTTTCTTTTATGTGTACTCAAAAAGGAATAAATTATTTAGGAGCAAAAGGAAACAGTTTTGA
- the LOC120703773 gene encoding atherin-like isoform X2, with amino-acid sequence MHKYPFGLSGNRRSGPNAVEHLTFSLNCVKKMALVLFKRLSHGGVLRTFKMTLVNTYPTSPTVLLTTCASDPPAVTTAKPPAASAKGDCSHAPKAPGCDPPAAPAKKPDGCDPDEAAPAVEPPAYPPSGDCPCDPQQAQPVGPGAGTRHDPKAPTPDP; translated from the exons ATGCATAAATACCCCTTTGGCCTTTCAGGCAACCGGCGGTCTGGGCCCAATGCAGTAGAACACCTTACTTTCAGCTTGAACTGTGTTAAAAAAATGGCACTTGTTCTCTTCAAGAGGTTAAGCCACGGCGGGGTTTTGCGCACCTTCAAAATGACACTTGTTAACACCTACCCCACCTCCCCGACTGTTCTGTTGACCACTTGCGCCAGCGATCCTCCGGCCGTGACGACCGCTaagcctccagcagcctcagccaaAGGCGATTGTTCACATGCTCCAAAAG CTCCAGGATGTGATCCTCCTGCAGCTCCAGCCAAGAAGCCCGATGGCTGCGATCCTGATGAGGCTGCTCCTGCCGTTGAGCCACCAGCATACCCACCTTCTGGCGATTGTCCATGTGATCCACAACAAG CTCAACCTGTTGGTCCAGGTGCAGGGACCCGGCATGATCCCAAGGCCCCAACACCTGACCCATGA
- the LOC120703773 gene encoding atherin-like isoform X1, protein MHKYPFGLSGNRRSGPNAVEHLTFSLNCVKKMALVLFKRLSHGGVLRTFKMTLVNTYPTSPTVLLTTCASDPPAVTTAKPPAASAKGDCSHAPKAAPGCDPPAAPAKKPDGCDPDEAAPAVEPPAYPPSGDCPCDPQQAQPVGPGAGTRHDPKAPTPDP, encoded by the exons ATGCATAAATACCCCTTTGGCCTTTCAGGCAACCGGCGGTCTGGGCCCAATGCAGTAGAACACCTTACTTTCAGCTTGAACTGTGTTAAAAAAATGGCACTTGTTCTCTTCAAGAGGTTAAGCCACGGCGGGGTTTTGCGCACCTTCAAAATGACACTTGTTAACACCTACCCCACCTCCCCGACTGTTCTGTTGACCACTTGCGCCAGCGATCCTCCGGCCGTGACGACCGCTaagcctccagcagcctcagccaaAGGCGATTGTTCACATGCTCCAAAAG CAGCTCCAGGATGTGATCCTCCTGCAGCTCCAGCCAAGAAGCCCGATGGCTGCGATCCTGATGAGGCTGCTCCTGCCGTTGAGCCACCAGCATACCCACCTTCTGGCGATTGTCCATGTGATCCACAACAAG CTCAACCTGTTGGTCCAGGTGCAGGGACCCGGCATGATCCCAAGGCCCCAACACCTGACCCATGA